One Dunckerocampus dactyliophorus isolate RoL2022-P2 chromosome 15, RoL_Ddac_1.1, whole genome shotgun sequence genomic window, CTTTATGTCTCAGCATGTCCAACTGGAGTGGTGGAACTGCACGCCATCGTCAAGGTCCAGTACGCGCCTCGGGTTTTAAGGTCaaggtttggttcattttgggtataGTAGGGgaccaaaatgcaaaacaaaactgcttagctttcgTGTAAACggcttttaatgatttttaaaatgaaagcaTTTTCATCATCTACAAttggcaacttttttctcatcaaattcaaacttttttttcatcatataACAATTTtcgtcttgtaaaattaggagtTTTTCGTCATTGTACAACTTCTCATGTTGTAAAATTGaaatttcttgtaaaattctgatgTTTTCATAAtactttgacatttttctcCCAATATTGCAGTACAGCTGGTCCTCTGGTTACGTTGTTGCGGCTTACACCGTTTTGGGGTTAGGTACACACCCCCATgacttaattatttaattttggtctgtaaacacaGGATTATCTTGTTTTAACACAAGAAATGGACGAATACACACTGCACGCAtcgacatactgtacagtgtgtgtCTCATTTACAGCTACAATGAGTGAATGACGTTGCTGATTAATtcactttttgcacttttttatgGCTACCAAGCGTGAGGCAAGCTCTTCTGGTGGAACTGCGCTGAGAAACAGAAAAGCCATCACAAAGGAAGTGCAAATAGACATCAGAAGCTCACAGAGGAGAAATGGCCACCAATATTGGCTGCACTTGTGGTCTTAGCCGTTTAACTGTGACGTCTATCATTAAGGATGAAGATAATATCTTTGACCTGTAAAAGTATCTGCTCCTATGAAggcgacagtgataactaagcagcgtagtggttatttttgagatggaaaggttgcttgtGCTGTGGCTAGAGGACCAGAATCAACACTGTAACCCAGTCTGAGTCATGAGTCTGATTTGACTGTCAATCTCGTCGTCACATAAAAACTTAGTGtgattctgactacatgggggttaaaaatacattaaaaacacattttaaaaataacaactttgttATAAAAGCCTATGTTGAtcgtgttaataaagaattgaaaataacgtgtgtgtttaacagaagacctacacTTACCACACATTCATAAAATCACCCGCTTCAGTGGCACAAGCCAAAGCAACTGAGATTAGCGCTAGCTTTGAACGCTACAACGATCTTCAGCATCGACAGACTTATTGGCTCCATCATGGCTACttaaaaatcatccaaagtctGAAAGTATTTTGAAACTGTTAAAGATGACTCCAAGAAatgaagtgcaacttgtgtcagcagcttcttaaaCATCACACAACAACCACCAACAgcgtatcatttaaaacaggtaagACTATtacgccaacttcattttatatcccgaCAGTGAATTTGAATGCAAGAAATGAGGTTGCTAACTGAGAGTTTCggcaatttgttgttttgcgaGCCAAGTTGTTCCTATtctatgtgcacttttctgatgcGTTCTGTGCGACTGTGTTTCGGTTTCATTCGTCTTGCTTTCTATGTCACTAAATAAAGgtgctgttgttgcacacctaccatgtttgtttatttgagtgttttagcattcttctttgaggtggaaaaagttccaaatgagatctgtttatttgtcaggATCGCCATAAGCGCTGATCTTAAAGTAGTAAACTATGGACAAACTCTAAAGACTCGACAGCCCGACATAAGAGTAACAGTAATAGTCCTTGGGTGTGAGGTGGAAATGGAATGTGGGTTCCTGACCTGGATCAGTGAGGACCTCCTTGGCAGATGCGATGTCGATGAACTTCTTCTCCGCTTCCTTCTTCTCAGCCGCTGACTGGAAGTTGTCGGGGTGCCACTGCTGTGCCAACTTCCTGTAGGCCTTGATGATCTGCTGCTTGTTGGCGGCCCTGAGGAGAGTCTCCCTGGTCAGTGAAAACGAAGCCAAAAGGTCTGCTTGCGCGTGGGACCGGTACCTGCTCACTCCCAAAATCTGGTAGTAGTCCCTCTTGCGGGCTATCTTCAGCAACTTCTGGGCTCGCTCCAGTCCTTCCTTGATGTCATTACTGTGGCTGTCAAACTCCAGCGCCTCTCGGTAGTCCTCCACAGCTGAAGACAGGTGACACAGACATTAAttcaaaaatggaaataaacatCTCCTCAGTGGAGGTAGAGGCGAGCACTCCTACCTTTCTCATAGTCCTGGTTGAGGATAAAAGCCTCGGCTCGATCACGCAGTACCTTGGCATTGCGAGGGTCTCTCTGGTGCGCCTCCGAGCACACGTCAATGGCCTCCATGACCAACTTGAGCTGGAAACGGCGAGAACCGTTCAAAGATTTGGCACCGCCTTGTGGCCAAATaagtattgtttttatttgtacacaACTGGCTTTACTGTTAGCCTTTCCTTGCTACTTGTCTAGTCCAATCACACAAGAACCAGCGTTTCCCCTGGgtgtacacacatgcacgtgcacagcGTAGCAGACTGAGTGAGCGCTCATCCACAGTCCTTTGGGGTCCACACTTggaaagcgtgtgtgtgtgtgcgtgtgtgtgtatacgtgtgtggtggtggtgggggtgggggtgggggggggcgtCTCCAAAGCTGAACCAGCTTATAGAGTACATCCCTGCCATCCGCTGTAACATTTCTCACTGATCACATGATTTAAACAACACCTATTTATTGTGAGTTTGTGGATTATTTGAGTCTTTCTATTGCTTTTTATTCTGAACGTTTGTGAAATGTGACTGTGGAGGAGTAATTGCAAAGTAATCGGTTATGCTGCAAGCGTGTGCATGTTTTTTCTCTCAATGTATCAATCAACGCAATCTCCTCCACCGACGCTGCTAACTGGAGAGGAGCATTCACATTACAGTCCTCTACTCTCAGCGCGACCCCGATATAATGGTACACTGAGAAGCAATTGCATTTTCAATCTGGTTAAAAAGGTGCAGCTTGtgctttttgtgttattttaatcctttgttaatattacaatacgcattttatttacagtaaataatgcatgaaaatgcatcaaaactaaagacattttttgtatcATTGTGGAAGCCTCACCTTGAGCAGACAGAAGCAGATCCTCTCCTTGGCTCGGATGGTGTAGTGCGGCACATGGGGTTCCGTCTTCATCACTGTCTCATACTTGTCGATGGCGTCCTGGTACCTAAGGGCGAGGAGCGGGTCCAGTAAAGCCGGACAAGATGAGAAGACGAGGGCATGGTCTTCACCTGTCATCCTGAATGAGCTCCTCTGCAGAGTCCAGCTGCTTGCTGAGCTTCTTCACCTGCTTGTAGTGGCTCAGGCACTCCTTGTCGTCCTGGTCCAGCTTCAGGCACTCTCGGACGTGGCTGTACACAAAGCGAGAATGACGCAAAAGCAGAACTGAAGTGAGAACTGACGCATGTCCGCGCCAGAGTTCCGGGCTCACTTTAGCGACTCATGGTGCTCTCCCTGGCTGTAGTACAGCATACTGAGTTTCAAGAAGGCGGCGCGGTTGTCATTGCGCAACCTTGTGGTGGGCATCAGGTCCTGGATGGCCTTCTGTGGGTCGCCCATGCGGATGAAACATTCTGCACGGAGCTCCCGCGACTCAGGATCCCACGGAGAGATCTAAAGGAACATTATGACATAATTAGCCCTGCATGGAAAGTGCAAAGTTGGCAGTGTGTTACACTTTAAACACCTCAATGACTCGCTCCAGCACCGAGACAGTAGCGCCATAGTCGCCTCGGTGGTACGCGGCATGGGCGCCCTCCTGGAGCTTTTCCAGCTCCTTGGCTCTCATCAGATGCTCCTGAGCTTCTGGGTGTTCTGGAGAGCGCTGCAGctggaaaacaacattttacagaaccaatatataataatgaccAGCCTGGATACAGCTAATGCTTTGTTAGCATGACAGTATAGCCCTGAAAATTTGCAGTTCGGCATTCGCTCCCCTCGCATGTTCACTCAATGCTTCAAAGATAATtcctttttcattcatttattttctatgccgcttaatcctcattaggatcacaggggtatgctggagcctatcccagctgacttcgggcaagaggcggagtacaccctggactggttgccagccaatcgcagggcacatatagacaaacaaccattcacactcacattcatacctatggacaatttagtcaccaattaaccgaacatgcatattttggaatgtgggagggaggGAGTACCCAGacaaaacctaacatgcacGCACAAGGAGAATATGctaacttcacacagagatgtccaacggagattcaaatccTTCCAGATCTACTGCCCGCATGGCCAACACGCTAAACACTAAACACTAGGCCACCGTACAGATAAAACCAATTCCTTTCCAATAAAAATAGTCAGTGCCACCAAAAtataacatgtacagtatttgtagaTATAATTCCGGTAGTTCAAGATGTCTGTACGGCCCGTTGGCAATAGTTTGCCTATGGAGTATCTATACttagggctttttatgggtgtgtccattattcatgttttttcatcattCAAGGGGGGTCTTGGAATGTAACCTCCACAaatagtggggatctactgtatttattatttagcaAATCCATACTGTAGCTGCTGATCATGCATGTTTATCACCATCTAACAATTACACCCCACACATGTAAAGAGGATTCTTTAGAAAAAAACCCTATTCTTTACTGTAAATTTTATTTAGCGTGTACATTATGTTACAAATGGACTCACCAACAAACTTATAGTAGCTTCCAGGccacattacaaaaatataGGAACAGCCCAAAtatggaaacaaataaaaagtaggTGAGCTACAACATTAATAGACTTTGATTTACAACAGTGTAGTCTGTGTAGCATATGTAGCCATATTCACCACTGCTTCAAAGTCCTGGTGGGCCTCCTGCACATTGCCTTGCTTTAAAAGGATATTCCCTCTTTGCAGCCGGGCCTGGACGAGATCACGAGAGGGACACAAGATAAGTAGTGTGCAGAAACAAGAGAAGAAATTCATGAGCAAACAGGCTGTGTCTCATTCACGCACTTCACACTTTTGAGTGCATGAGTACATTCACACGGAGAAGTGCGGGAAAATGTATTTCACTCTGGTGTTGCACTCAACATAGACAAAATGGTGTGTGCAACAATGAACTCTGGtggttacaattcacagttacaaggaagagaagaagaagaggaagcacATAAATATTGCGATAGTTTTTTCTGGTAAGTGTGCAACGATAGCAGTTGATTCGGGagagcactacactgtcaaaattggAGCCCTCTCCTCTACTTccgtgtaagtatggaagtgcgcAAAACACAGCCCATGTCTCAATTTgcacacttccatacttacacttcGCATTTTCAGTGCAGAAGTGCATTCACACTAACAAGTACGGCAAAATTGCAGTGCACAAAATGCCCcgaatggtgagtgtgcagcaaTGGACATGTACCACCCTCAATCATGGCCATCTTGGCCACGTAGCGGAAGTGGAGGGACTAACTTGAGAGTGGCTGCAATTGACAattaaaaagaagagaagaagaagcggctaaatATTGGGATCGTCATTTCCGGTAAGTGGGCAAAGACAGGACTGTActtgatttgggacagcactacctGTCCTCATGAAGTACGCATGCAGTGtacatattgaagtgtactggagGAAGTATtcgatttgagacacagccacaGTCTTGGAAGGGTCAGCTTTACCGCAAGGAAGTCGGGTTTGAGCTGGATTGCtctggtcaggtctggaagggCAGATTTGGACTTGCCCATGGCAAGGAATACTGCAGCGCGTTTGTAGAACGTCAGGTAATTCTTGGAATCAGCCTCTGGAGAATGTTAACGTCGTTGTTTTTATAATGTCGACACAATTATACTTAGTGATTTGGTTCATAGTGTCAAGACGTCCATGAATGATGTGTCCTCTTACCCACAGCAAAGTGGTAGTGGGACAAAGCTTCAGCCAGCTGACCTGCTGCTAGAAGATGGCGGCCCATCTCCAAGTGATGCTCTATCTCAGCCCGAGTTGCCGCCAAGACGCCTGAAAAATATCATGGCCGCCTTTCGTCAAGTCATCTTTTAACAGATACAGTTCAAATGTCATTTTCTTTCTTACCGTCCAGCTCCAGAATGGCAGTGAGCAGGGACAAGGAGCACAGGAGCCCGCTGAGTCCAGCCAGGCGGCACCAgtccatcttggctgtgattTACACACTCACAACACAAGACGATAACTTATGCTTTTCGTCTGGACTCAGCTTGAAAGTCATTGAAGCGCTCTTGTGTggttaaattgttattttcagcCAACAGCTGACAACTAACAGGCAACGGTGTATTTAGTCCGGCTGTGATGATGCTCCGGGCGAAGGCACACTCTCAACAGAAAGGTTCCCTGCAACGTTCCACCTTGGAAAAACAAATCTGGACTTTAATTGAACTTAAAATAAGCGTACACaacataatatttaaaaatataaatactaaCAGCTTGAAATATTAGTGTAgccccttttctgtgtgtggtACTTGTGCCACCTCCCCTGTGGCCCATTTGTACAGTACATGGCTGGTCGAGGAGAAGGCGGGTCGACCCAAATGTCGACATTAGAGATACCAAGGTTTGTGTCAGTACTGGGTCGATACGAGCGTGATGAAATTTTGTTTTCGTTATTAGTCCGTTCCATAAAGTCAGACGAAAACATGTACAAAAactatacatttttcccatgaaaaataatgtctgaTTAGTCCTTTCCAGACATATAATTGACGAATTAAATTAGTAAATGACCATGTaaacattacttttacctttattgaacaCTTGTTGGTGAAGACGGTGCTGAGTGGAGGAAGGAGGGGCCGAGACAGAACGCTGTTGCACTCGACGGTCGTGCTTGGctacgacttctttcttgaGCTCCGAGTCAATAACGTGCGGAtggtttgtttgggcactcgattccgcgGATTGACTGTATGGCCGAGACAATATTAATGTTGTCAAAACCAAATCCTACTAAAACCAGGGCGTCTGAAAGTTGAGGTTTCACTGCCTTTGCAATgcgtcacaaaagtgagtacatccctcacatttctgcaaatatatttttaatatcttttcatgggacaacattaaaaaaacaacactttgatacaatgtaaagcaGTCGAAGTAAGTCAAGTGTGAATAGAATACCAGTATTTTCCAACACTGCCTTAACTCTCTTGGGCATGAAGTTCACTCGAACATCACAAATTACCTCttgaatcctcttccactcctccaagGCGACATCACAGACCTGATGCTCAATAAGGTTTAGGTCtggagacatgcttggccagttCATCACCTCTACCCTCAGCTTCTTCAGCAAGGCAGTGGTCATCTTGTAGATGTGTTTGGGGTGTGTCTGTTGGAATACTGGCCTGCAACTGAGTTGACAAAGGGAGGCTCTGCTTCAGTATATCACAACACATGTGGGCGTTCATATTTCCCTaaatgaactgcagctcccaGACCGTGAGATTCCCACCATCATGCTCGACAAGACAAACTTTTCTTTGTACgccttggtctcatcagaccacagggcatggttccagtaatccattTACTTAGTCTGACTGTCTTCAGCAAACTTTGCAGGCTTTCCTGcgcatcatctttagaagaggcttccttctgagatgacagccatgcagaccaatttgatgcgGTGTGCTTTatatggtctgagcactgacagaCTGACCCACCACCCTTTCACCCTCTGCAGGAATGCTAATACTGAAACCTGTACTCAAATATTCATACTtctattttccaaacacaacCTTTTAGATATGACACTGAGCACATGCACTCAACTTCTTTCACTATCTTTGTATAGCCTAGAACAACTGTATGTtgagcaacaattcttttttttcacatcctcagagagttctttgccatgaggtgccatgttgaacttccagtgaccagtgtgAGACCGCGACAGTAGtaacaccaaatttaacacgccttctccccattcacacctgaaaACTTGTGACACTAACAAGTCGCATGACATCAGTGAGGAAAAATGACTCATCGGGCCAAATTAGGAGAGTTTAACATAACTGTTGTTGCCAGCGGTTTAGgcattaatggttgtgtgtgGAGTTCTTTTGAGG contains:
- the dnajc3b gene encoding dnaJ homolog subfamily C member 3b; translated protein: MDWCRLAGLSGLLCSLSLLTAILELDGVLAATRAEIEHHLEMGRHLLAAGQLAEALSHYHFAVEADSKNYLTFYKRAAVFLAMGKSKSALPDLTRAIQLKPDFLAARLQRGNILLKQGNVQEAHQDFEAVLQRSPEHPEAQEHLMRAKELEKLQEGAHAAYHRGDYGATVSVLERVIEISPWDPESRELRAECFIRMGDPQKAIQDLMPTTRLRNDNRAAFLKLSMLYYSQGEHHESLNHVRECLKLDQDDKECLSHYKQVKKLSKQLDSAEELIQDDRYQDAIDKYETVMKTEPHVPHYTIRAKERICFCLLKLKLVMEAIDVCSEAHQRDPRNAKVLRDRAEAFILNQDYEKAVEDYREALEFDSHSNDIKEGLERAQKLLKIARKRDYYQILGVSRAANKQQIIKAYRKLAQQWHPDNFQSAAEKKEAEKKFIDIASAKEVLTDPEMRQMFDAGEDPLDPESQQQGGGNNGHAWPFSFNPFEGGSFHFKFQ